Proteins co-encoded in one Burkholderia gladioli genomic window:
- a CDS encoding plasmid mobilization protein, with protein MPFAVKGAEALTEKIAVRLTPDEKARLRDDAELAGVSVSELVRRRYFGRPIVANTDMVMVRELRRIGGLLKHIHNTTDGVYSRETAQALVEVTGQIKKLSET; from the coding sequence ATGCCGTTCGCAGTGAAAGGCGCGGAGGCGCTGACCGAGAAAATCGCCGTGCGGCTGACGCCGGACGAGAAGGCACGTTTGCGTGACGACGCCGAGCTCGCCGGCGTGAGTGTTTCGGAGCTCGTGCGCCGCCGCTACTTCGGGCGGCCTATCGTCGCCAACACCGACATGGTGATGGTGCGCGAGCTGCGCCGCATTGGCGGCTTGCTGAAGCACATTCACAACACGACGGACGGCGTGTACAGCCGCGAGACTGCGCAGGCCCTCGTGGAGGTCACCGGGCAGATCAAGAAGCTGAGCGAGACATGA
- a CDS encoding CopG family ribbon-helix-helix protein, whose amino-acid sequence MATSLKIDDELKGRVQHLASTRDRSPHWIMCEAIRQYVEREEARESFKQEAAASWAHYQETGLHLTGEEVRTWLKTWGTDDETGLPECHT is encoded by the coding sequence ATGGCAACGTCACTCAAGATCGACGACGAGCTGAAGGGGCGCGTACAGCACCTTGCCAGCACGCGTGATCGGTCGCCGCACTGGATTATGTGCGAGGCAATCAGGCAGTATGTCGAGCGCGAAGAAGCGCGCGAAAGCTTCAAGCAGGAGGCTGCGGCCTCCTGGGCTCACTATCAGGAAACCGGCCTGCATCTGACCGGGGAAGAGGTTCGCACCTGGCTGAAAACGTGGGGCACGGACGATGAAACGGGGCTGCCTGAGTGCCACACGTAA
- the traI gene encoding TraI/MobA(P) family conjugative relaxase, which produces MIFKKVPADRVKSKAKHVRDLTDYIRDPAKTNPHEKVAYTGARGFLCADHAGQQSEMIALAMDAPRSANPINHYILSWREGEYPTPAQVEQAVEILLAELGLAEHQALYALHQDTDNMHLHIAVNRVHPDTLKVIKPNKGFDKEAGHRAIAKIEAIQGWASERNARYQVDANGEAIRGASDGHKAPSQKRRDMEVRTGEQSAERIAIEAAAPIIRAAANWAELHAGLQAQGFRYERKGSGAIIWIGDVPVKASSADRGATLAALQKRLGEFQPAAPADALPTLPAKPIKATAPRWAEYIAARRAHYQAKNATQIRLREKHELEREGVSERQHVERTDIMAGKWRGKGKELNVLRSVMAADQAAMRLRMQDRQRDERRRFQERFRPFPSYEDWLRSELSPEAADQWRYRDHADEIPARIVGDIRVDPVETRRRKDLRDFEAEIHGDRVAYHLAGRVSPAFVDRGDRIDVHDADDEAAILAALQLSAEKWGAFQVTGSEAYKARCARLAARYGFVITNPELQTVIRQETGRLAAQRGQAAGQIGRPADGTPKRSPRRMS; this is translated from the coding sequence ATGATCTTCAAGAAGGTGCCGGCGGACCGCGTGAAGTCGAAGGCGAAGCACGTTCGCGACCTGACCGACTACATCCGCGACCCAGCCAAAACCAACCCGCACGAAAAGGTCGCTTACACCGGCGCACGCGGGTTCCTCTGCGCCGATCACGCCGGCCAGCAAAGCGAGATGATCGCGTTGGCGATGGATGCCCCGCGCAGCGCGAATCCGATCAACCACTACATCCTGAGCTGGCGTGAAGGCGAGTATCCGACGCCGGCACAAGTGGAACAAGCGGTCGAGATCCTGCTCGCCGAGCTTGGCCTTGCCGAGCACCAGGCGCTGTATGCGTTGCACCAGGACACCGACAACATGCACCTGCACATCGCGGTGAATCGGGTGCATCCGGATACGCTTAAGGTCATCAAGCCAAACAAGGGTTTCGACAAGGAAGCCGGCCATCGCGCGATCGCCAAAATCGAAGCCATCCAGGGATGGGCGAGCGAGCGCAATGCCCGCTACCAGGTCGACGCGAACGGTGAGGCTATTCGGGGAGCTTCCGACGGCCACAAAGCACCATCTCAGAAGCGCCGCGACATGGAGGTGCGCACGGGCGAGCAGTCCGCCGAGCGCATCGCCATCGAGGCCGCGGCACCGATAATTCGCGCGGCCGCGAACTGGGCCGAGCTGCACGCCGGCCTGCAGGCGCAGGGCTTCCGGTATGAGCGCAAGGGCAGCGGCGCGATCATCTGGATCGGTGACGTGCCTGTGAAGGCGTCGAGTGCCGACCGTGGTGCGACGCTGGCCGCCCTGCAAAAGCGCTTGGGCGAGTTCCAGCCGGCCGCGCCGGCGGATGCCTTGCCCACTCTTCCGGCCAAGCCGATCAAGGCCACCGCACCGCGCTGGGCCGAGTACATTGCGGCCCGCCGCGCACACTACCAAGCCAAGAACGCCACACAGATCCGCTTGCGCGAGAAACACGAGCTCGAGCGGGAGGGCGTGTCTGAACGACAGCATGTCGAGCGGACCGATATCATGGCTGGGAAGTGGCGCGGCAAGGGCAAGGAGCTGAACGTCCTTCGCAGCGTCATGGCGGCCGATCAGGCCGCCATGCGGCTTCGGATGCAGGACCGGCAGCGCGACGAGCGCCGGCGCTTCCAGGAGCGTTTCCGGCCGTTTCCGAGCTACGAGGACTGGCTCAGGAGCGAGCTGTCGCCCGAGGCGGCCGACCAGTGGCGCTACCGCGACCACGCGGACGAGATCCCGGCGCGGATTGTCGGCGATATACGAGTCGATCCGGTCGAGACTCGACGCCGCAAGGACCTGCGCGACTTCGAGGCCGAGATCCACGGCGATCGCGTGGCCTACCACCTAGCCGGCCGGGTTTCGCCGGCGTTCGTCGACCGTGGCGATCGCATCGACGTGCACGACGCCGACGACGAGGCCGCCATTCTGGCCGCCCTGCAGCTCAGCGCCGAGAAATGGGGAGCCTTCCAGGTGACCGGCAGCGAGGCCTACAAGGCCCGCTGCGCCCGTCTGGCGGCCCGGTATGGTTTCGTGATCACCAACCCGGAGCTGCAGACCGTCATACGTCAGGAGACCGGCCGTCTGGCTGCGCAGCGCGGTCAAGCTGCTGGCCAGATCGGGCGGCCGGCCGACGGCACGCCGAAACGCTCGCCCCGCCGGATGTCGTAA
- a CDS encoding type II toxin-antitoxin system RelE/ParE family toxin codes for MPHVIITPRAGQGLERCRRFLADKSETAVRRAAQAIEQRFLLLETTPAVGRPFPENPAWRELAIPFGDSGYVALYRYEPADDAVYVLAFRHQREAGY; via the coding sequence GTGCCACACGTAATTATCACGCCTCGCGCCGGTCAAGGATTGGAGCGCTGCCGGCGCTTTCTTGCCGACAAAAGCGAGACAGCCGTTCGGCGGGCGGCGCAGGCCATCGAGCAGCGATTTCTATTGCTGGAAACGACGCCGGCCGTTGGCCGCCCTTTTCCTGAAAATCCGGCGTGGCGCGAGCTGGCCATTCCGTTCGGCGACTCTGGCTATGTCGCCTTGTATCGGTACGAACCGGCAGATGATGCCGTCTACGTGCTTGCTTTCCGGCATCAGAGAGAGGCGGGGTATTGA